In Patescibacteria group bacterium, the sequence TTTGTTATCTGCTTGAACAAAAATTTGCTGACCAAGAAAACTTTCAGCTTATTTGCGGCGATGTTTTAAAGTTTGAGCCGGAAAAATATGTTAAAGCCAATCAATACAAAATCATCGGCAATATCCCTTATTATTTAACTGGGAAAATTTTAGAGCTGGTTTTGGAAAAATGGCCCAGGCCGGAAAAAATTGTTTTGACCGTTCAGAAACAGGTTGGGGAAAAATTAACTGCCCGGCCGTCCAAGCTGTCTGTTTTAGGAACAATTAACCAGTTATTGGCAGAGATAAAAATTTTATTTTCTATTTCTAGAGCCGAATTTTTTCCAAAACCCAAAGTTGATTCTTGCTTAATTGAGATAACTCCTTATCAAAAAAATCTTTTCCGCCAGCATCCGGAATTAAAGCAGTTTATTAAACTGGGTTTTTCCCAGCCAAGAAAATATTTAATTTCGGTTCTGGCAAACAAGTTGGGAAAAGACAAAGATTTAATCGGGCAAAAATTTCTTCAGCTGGGTTTAGAGCCAACGAGGCGGGCAGGAGAGTTAACGCCAGAAACCTGGCTTGAGCTTTTTAAGTCCTTGATTGATTAAAAGGATTTAAAAAGCTGCTTGTTTTTGTTAAAATTATTATTGTTGAAAATTAATTTCAGGGTATAATTATTTTAATGAAATCGGTTTTACTTAAGGTCTTGAAAGCAAGCGCTTTGATTTTAGCAGCGGCTTTATTTTTATCTTTGCTTTCTTTTTCTTCCGGCTGGAGCTTAAGCTTTGATTTAGAAAACAAAACTGGCACAGGCAAATATCAGCAAGACGGCTTGTTTACCGAGCCAGTGATTGAGCTGGACGCGGAAAAAATCTTTGGTGAAAATATGACTTTGATGCTGTCTAAAACCGTACTTAATTATTTAATGGTAAAAAATCCAGAGGGGCCGGAGACGGTTTCTACCTCTACCCTAACTGATTTAGATCGTTTGAAAATAAGAACCGCCGGCAATCTTTTAATTACTGCCCGGGCAAATCAGGAATTAAAAATCTATCAAGAAACCGATTTAAGCTTAGTGCCAGATTCACAGCAGGCAACTGATAATTATCTCTTATCTTTAAAAAAGATATTTGAAGAACATCTGATGCAGTTTGACGGAGAAGACCTGGCAACTCTTTCCTATCAGGCCGAAACTCAGAATGATACTGAAGCAAGAAAGAAATTAATCGAGTTTATTAACCAAACCCAGCTGGCCCTAGATGGCTTTGTCCAGGTGCCAGTGCCCCAATCTTGGAAAATTTATCACCTTGGCTTGTTGAATCTTTATTCAGAGATGCAGTACACCGCTTTGGGATTTTTGCTGGTTGATGATGATCCTTATCGAGCAAAGTTAGTTTATGGCAATTACGATGATTTGGCTTACCGGTTTTATGCTTTTAAAAATGATTTTGAAGTCAAACAAGCAGAGTATTTTAAGATAAGGCAATAAACCATGAAGCTCAAATTAGACGAAAGATTTCTTAAAAAAGCGTTTTGGCTGATTTTGATTATTGTTTATATCTTTGTTTTAGCCAAACTTTTTGTTTCTTGGAAAAAAACCGCTCAAGCCCAGACAACCTGTAATTGTACGGTAAGTATCAAAGGCCCAATAGGAGTAAATATTGAAAAACCAACCATGGCTTCTGGCGGAGAAGACAACGCTGTTTCTGTTTATACCGCTAATCCTAGTAAACCAGAGTTTAGCGTTCGGGTTTGGTCCCCGGGCGGCGAGGGGTCAGATAAAAGTCCGGGTTTTGGCGTTTATGTTTATAACGCCCATGACGACCCCTTGACTGTTAGATGTTATCCGCAGGATCCAATCTGCGCTTACTTTACTCGTTTATCTACGCAAGAAAAGGACAAACAGACGCAGATTGAAAATCTTGATGATGCGGTCAAGAAGGATTTAATGACTGAATTTACTACTGATTGTCCGACCTATGCCAAGATCGCTGGTGTTGGCGAGCCGGAAGAAGAAGGCGGCGACCCAGCCGTGGTTGATAATATTAAAGAATCAATTTGTCGGATTGCGGTTGACAACTGGGCTGATATTGTTGTTGGTGGAAGTAAGGCAGTTAAGATGAGCATAGCTGAAGCTTTTGAGGGACTTGATTTTATTGATGCAATTACCAGAAAATTTTTAATCAAAAATACAATTAATAGCGCTAACCGTTATCAAGAAGCGCCAGAGCAGTTTCGAGCTGGAGTGTTTTTTTATGACACGATCGGCGGCACCTGGGTTGAGCCAGGCACTGGATTTTTGGCTTTAAACCGGCGCTTGACCCGGCCGATGTCAACTGCAAGGTTGGTTTTGTCAACCCAGCAATATTTAGGGGGCGAGTTTAACCGGGCTGAATCTGGCTTAATGGAAGAGCTTCGGTCTGGCGGCGGCTATTTTGGCAAATATCGCTGTGCCAGTGAAGTAACTAACAAGCAGACTGGAGAGAAATCCTGCGGCAAAATGGAGATCAATGCTTTATCCGGAGACATTCAACACTTGCTTCAAACTTTAACCGAAGCATCTTTGGATGTTTTTGTTAACACGGTAGACTATAACCAGGATATAGCTAATGAGCTTTTACCAAGCAGGGATCCCTATACCGGCTTAGTCCATGGCGGCTGGCCCGGGTACCGGGATTTGTTAAATAGTTTTAGCGGCGGCCCGGGATTTTTCCGCTACACTCCTTCTGGTGGATTTCAGCCCAAACCAGAAGAGCCAGTTTCTTTTTGTGAGATTTCTAATTACGATCCGGATATCGTGATGGGGCTGGACGAGCAGAGAAAAGTTAATTTTAAAGTTTATGTTGGTTTAAGTAATGGCCTGGACGGTTTAGTTTCTGATTTGGAGCAGATAATTATAAGTTTGCCAAACAGCAGTTTTGCCACTACTAGCCCGTCTTTGCTTCGGCCAACCGGAGCCACTTCTTCGGAAATATTCTTAACTGAAGTTGTTTCCAGTCCGAATCAGCGAGGCACAACCAAAATTAATATTTTAGCTGAACTGAAAGAATCTGCCGGCGGCAATAACTGTACTGCCAGCATTGATCTGGAAGTTTTAGGATTCGAGCGCTATCTGTGTGACTCCCAAAGATGCAAGAGTCCGTTGATTAATAATGACCCGGACGAACCGGTTTATACCTGCGTTGGCACGCCAAACGATGATTTGAATAACGACTGCACCCCCTTGGGCTCAAATGCCATAACTGAATGGTGCGTTGATATTGGCGACAAAGATGGCGATGGTTATAATGCTTATTGTTATGATTCTGCTCCGGCTGACCAGCAATTAGCCTGTCAAGCCAGAGGCTACATCTGCCAGGCAACCACCAGTGCTGTTTTTGCTCCAAGGAAAATCGGACTTTTTGAGTCAGCCAAGAAAATTTCTTACGAGTTTTTGAATTTGTTTAAGTTTGAATGAACTATTTTCTTAAAAAAGCATTAGTTGGCGTTTTGGTCGGCCTTTTCGTTTTTCAGCCAATAATTTTTAATCGGGTTGTTTGGGCTAATGATGAACCTAACCCCACTTGGGGAATTTCAGAGCAGGAAAAAACTCCTTGGCAGGAAATTCAGGAAAAATGCGGCAATGGCGGTTGGAAAGGCCGGGCGGCGCTTTGTTTGGCTGGCTATGCCAGCGCCGCGGCCTTAATGGCATCCCAGGGAACAACGGATCTGGTTGAAAAAGCGGTTGAAACCTTTGAAAAAATTACCAACCTTAGTTTAGAAGGAATTTTCTCTCGTTTGCTTGAGATTATTGGCGATATTTTAGGTTTTATTGTCACTCAAGAAATTGTGATTGTGGCTTTTCTTTTGAGTCCGGACACTTTTCAGTATGCCACTTCGCCGGCAGTCCAGGCCGGGTTTTATGTTTCTTTACAGATTGCCAACGGCTTGCTGGCAATTGGTTTGGTAGTTCTGGCCAATCGGTTTATTTTGGGAATTGAAAGCTATGGCGATTTAAAAAACTTAACCAAGTATGTTGCCACTGCTTTGCTGATTAATTTTTCTTTGGTTTTTGCCTCTTACGCAGTCGGTATCGCTAATTTTTTGACCATCGGGTTTTTAAATTTTGCTACCTTGCCGGAAACCGGCGCCGCTGGCGGCGCTGGAGTTGATTACGCCACCCGTTTGATTGCTACTATGGACCAGTTTTCCGAGGTTTTTTCTGGTTTAGCAGCAGATTATGGCGATGCCAGCCAAAGTTTAGCAGGTAACTTAAGCGTTTTACTAGTAGTAATTTTGTTAAGCGTGTTCTTGGTAATGATTTTGGCGGCAATGATTGTTTCTTTGCTCGCCCGGGTTGTTGCTTTATGGGTTTTAATGATGACTGTGCCATTAGCAATTGCCAGTGACACGGTTTTTGGCGGTCTGAATATCCCGGGTATCAGCGGCAAACTGGGCGGACTTTTTAATAAGTGGACGAATGATTTTGTTAAGTGGATCGCTTTTGGCCCAATTATGGCTGGAGTAATTTGGTTTACTTTTTTGATTCTTGGCAATATGAATGATTTTTACGCCGCCCAACCAGAAGCTGAAGTTGGCGTGGTAATGAATATGTTGGGCAGGACTTTGGGGGTGATTGCCGCCCTGATTATTCTTTATAAAGGATATAAGTTTGCTCACGAGAGCTCTGCTTGGGCACCGGGCTTTGTTGATAAGGCGGTTGCTGGTGCTGGGAAGTGGGCCGGCCAGACCGGTTTGAAATATCCAGGCAAAGTTATTGGCCAAGGGGCGACCCGGTTTGGTAAATGGGCAGCTGATTCTAAAGCTGGCCGAAGCATTCAGAGGGCTTTTGCTAATGTACCGGGTTTGTCTGCAGTCAGTCACGGGTTGAGCAATCTTTCTGCTAAAGGCGATGAGCTGGTCAAACAAAAAGCCCAAAAACAGATTAGTTTATATCAAAGAATGCACGACAGAGCCAGAACTGAATCTGAAAAAGAAGCGATTATTAATAAAGCCAAAGACGCTATGCTGACTTCGGGGATGAAAGGTCTAAGGCCAGACGAGTTTGGAGCAATGTTTAGCTTTTTGGCAAAAAATGATAAAAAGGCATTGGCCCAGGTGATTGAACAGAAAGTAAGCAGCAGCAAAGATCCTGAAAAAGCAATCGGCGATTTGATTGCTATGGGTAAATCATACGGAGCGGAAATCAGCGCTGACGATGTTTATAAAATCAACCCAATGCTTTTGAAAGAAGAAAAAGAGATTGCCAAGTTTGTCAGCGGTATGTCATCAGAGGAGATTTCCAAGCTAAAAACCGAAACCCTTAAAGAAGCTTTGTCAATGGTTTCCAAACAGGGAATGGCTTTAAGCGCCGGCAAAATGAAAGATTTGATGCGGCGAACAGCTGACGATACAGAAAAATCCGCGGCGATGTTGGATTATGTTTCTCAAGCTGCGGCTGACAGCCAAGCAATGGCAGAGTATTTGGGCAAAGACGGCGAAACGCTTTGGGTTTTAGAACAACAGGTGCGTGAATTAACCAAGAGAGCTTCTCAAGAAAGAACTAAAGATAGAGAAAAAGCTAAAACATATATAGAACAAGCCAAGAAGGCGAGAGGGTTGCACGAACAGGTTAGAACTGCCGCCGCAGAGAAGAAAAAGAAAGCTAAAGAAACAAAATAAAAAATAAAACTTGAAATTATGCCTATTTCAGATTTTTTAGAAAAATTTTCCAGCCAAGAGGTGATTAAGAAAATCGCTGAACTTGATCCAGCTCTGAAAGACATTCTTGACGGCGAGATTGGCGGCAGCTTGATGGAAACAATTTTAGCCCGGTATGATTTTGATTTTGAATATTTTTCAGAGTTAATGATGCTTTTGGCGCTATACCTGACTAGATTGATTTCTAATCAAGAGTTTGCTGACGAGTTAGCCCAGTTAGTGCCGGAAAAATATTTTTTCCAGTTTTTGCAAGAACTGGAAGATAAACTTTGGTCGCCTTATGATGTTTATTTGAATCAAGCCGGAATTGTTTATAAGCAATTGGTTAAATTAACGCCCCGGCCGGTAGAAACTCAACAAACAACAGATGATTTACAACCAACAACAGGGCCAGAAACCGCTTCAGCTCAACAAAGCGCCGGCCAGGCTTTAAAATCAGAGCCAGTTTTAGCCGAGACAGAATTGCAAGCTAAACAGGGAACAGAAGCATTGCCAAAAACTGAAGAAATTATTATCACTGCGCCTCAAGCTGGACAAGCTGAAAAAATTGAACCTTCGGCTGAATCGCCCAAACCAAAGGTCTTTCAGGAAAGCGCCAGAATCAGCTTTGAAGCGCTAAAAAACTTTGTTCCCAGGCAAACAGCCGAGCCGCCAGCCGAGCCGGTTAAAACTGAGCCGGAAATAAAATCAGTTAAGTTTGAAGCGTCCAAGCCTGCTCAAGATTTATCCCGGGAAATTCAGGCGAAAACCGAAGAAAAGCCGGTAGAGATTCCCAAGCCGCCAACAGTGCCAAAAACCGAAGTTCAGGGTAAAGAGGTGATTGACCTGTCTGATTTTGGCGTCTCTGAACCGGGCAAAAAATAATTTAATATTTTTTGTGTTATCATTCTTTAATGCCGAATAAAAGCGATTTAATCAAAAATCTACGCCCGAGTTTGTTTTGGGATGTTGATTCAGCTAAACTTGATTTTGAAAAAAACGCTGATTTTATTATTGGCCGGGTTTTAGATTTTGGCAATTTAAGAGAGTGGCAGGCGGTAAAAAATTTTTACGGTTTGATAAGAGTGAAAAAGGCGGCCCAAAAACACATCTTTGCTGATGACCGGAGCGTTAATTTTTGGGCAATGATTCTTAATCTGCCGGCAAAATATTTAAAATGTATCAAGAGACCCTCACTAAAAATACCCAAAGCGTTCTAAAGATCTTAGCCGCATCCGGGATCGCTAAAGATTTTTATCTGGCTGGCGGGACTGCTTTGGCGCTTTATCTTGGCCATCGCTTTTCTGTAGATTTAGACTGGTTTGCCCCAAAATTTTCTCTTTCCGCGTCTTTTCGCCAAAAACTAGAAAAACTTGGGGAACTGGAAATAGACAGCGAATCAGAAAATACTTTTAATGGCGCCCTAAACGGAGTAAGGGTGAGTTTTTTTGAATATCCTTATCGCTTGATTGCGCCGACAAAACTATTTCAGAAAAATGTCTATCTTGCCGGAATTCCGGACATTGCGGCAATGAAGATTGAGGCGGTTTCAAGAAGGGGTTCTTACAAGGACTTTATTGACCTTTATTTTCTTTTGGAAGACTACTCTTTGGCTGAGCTGTTGGGGTTTGTCCGGAAGAAATTCGCCAGTTTAAATTATAATGAAGCCCATCTTTTAAAAGCTTTGACTTATTTTAAAGACGCGGGAACAACGGCAATGCCAAAGTTGATAAAGCCAGTGAGTTGGCAGGAGATTACTAAAACTATAAATAGTAAGGTAAAAATATATTTGAATCAAGAAATAAACAAGTAATAGACCCGTCTGATTTTGGCGTCTCTGAATCGGGTAAAGGATGATAATTTATCAACAGTTATTGTTTTACAGATTTGATTTGTGCTAAAATTGTTAAGAAAAGATTTGCCTAAAACACCTTGAACAATTTAACTTTTTATGGTATAATTATAGTATAATTAAATCTTATAAAAATATGCTTGATTTTAAACCAGAACAAAAACCCACAATAAGCGAAGCTTTGCAAACAGCTCGAGAAAAAGGCAGAGAAATGAAAACCGCTGGTATAGACAGAACAAAAGCTTTATTTAACAAAGTTTGGCAAGACGCTAAAAAAATCGGTTCAGCAATGCGCACAGTCGGCGAAGTCAGTTTGGGGCTAACAAGCCGCGAGACAAGAGTTGTATTACGAGAAGCGATTTCAGCAGAGCTTGAAAAAGCTCAAGACGCTGTTATTGATAAGATGTTTAGCCTTGGCGAGGATTTTTACATAAAAAAAAGAGCTGTTGTTGAGGGCGCCAAAGAGAAATTTAGGGCATTTGATCAGGAACATTTAGTGCCTTTAAATAATAATCTGGAAGATATTTTTAAAATTGTTCAAACCACAGTTCGTGAACTGCCCGGGTTTGCCGCTGAAAAAGCAGAAGAGCAGCTGGATAAATATGCGGCAATGAGCCGAGATTGGGTTGATGACCAAACTGAAAAGGCCAGGCGAGTTGTTGAAAATGCGGTCGGAGTTTTGGATATTGCGGCAACCACTGCAATTGAGTTGCCGGGTTTTGCGGTTCAGGATATTCAGAGTTCAGTTAAAAACCTATCTGAACAAACGATTGCTGGCCTCCAAGAATTCTTAGCTGAACGAAAAGAGCGCGAAGCAGTTAAAGCTTATGAGCAGTATGTGGAGGCTTGGGAAAAAGTAGTTGATCTGCGTTCCCGAGCCGAGGGACATAAAAAGCAAGCAGTTAGGGCAGATGGCGGCCTTTTTGGCGCTGGTACTCAATTAAGGCAACAAGCTGTTAGCTTGGAAACAGCTGGGGATTGAAATTAAATCTAATTATTATGAACAAACAAGAGCTTATTGAGTTTATTAAAAACCTTCAACTGGAGAGCAAATTTGAGCAGATGGTCTTGGAAATTATTAACGATACTCAAGAAATTACCCCCCAACTGCTTAACAGCTTGGCTGATATTTTGGAGCAATACGCTGAATATCAGAATAATCTGGCTAATCTTTATGATCAAGCCGCCAATGAGATTGGCAAAACAGTCAGCCGGCTCCAAGATCTGGATAAACAAGAGCTTGAGCAAAAATTGATTGCTGTTGATCAGATTCAAGAACAAGCTTTACAAGCAATTCAGGCGAAAATTAACGAAATAAAAAAATAAAGATTTAAATCAATAATTTATGGCAAAATCTTTTGGTAAAAACAAGGAGTCAATTAATAAAGAAGGACCTGGCGAGAAATTAAGAAGGTTAGAAAAGGGCGAACTTCCTGAAGGGGAGAAACGGCCGGAAATTGAGGCAGTACTCCAACTTGAGCAGATGCAGACTCTTATACAGACTCTTGAAGAATTAAAAAAGCAGAACGAACAATTAAAGCAAGAACTTGAAGAGTTAAAGCGAGAAAACCAAAAACTTCAAGAAGAAAACAAAGCGTTGCGAGAGAAAGAAACATTGCGTTCTAATGTTGAGACGCGCGCTTTTGTTGATTTTTGGGTTAATTATTTAATTAACACAGATTATTTAATCAGTCGTTTGGCAATGCCTGGATACAGCTTTGCCACTATGGATAGGGGCGCGTTAATCTGGCGTTTACCTGATATGGTTTGGTCAAGAATGTCAGCAGCTTATGGAGGCAATTATGATCCCTCGCTGGCTCATTTGGTTTACAGGGGCTTAATGGATAGAATTTTGTCAGTCGATTATCAGCCGCAGGTTCCAGCTGGTTATCCGCCTGTACCAAATATTTCAAATATAATAGCAGGAAGAGATTTTAATATCGGTAATATCTATGGCGCTGGTGGTTTACCGCA encodes:
- a CDS encoding nucleotidyl transferase AbiEii/AbiGii toxin family protein, which translates into the protein MYQETLTKNTQSVLKILAASGIAKDFYLAGGTALALYLGHRFSVDLDWFAPKFSLSASFRQKLEKLGELEIDSESENTFNGALNGVRVSFFEYPYRLIAPTKLFQKNVYLAGIPDIAAMKIEAVSRRGSYKDFIDLYFLLEDYSLAELLGFVRKKFASLNYNEAHLLKALTYFKDAGTTAMPKLIKPVSWQEITKTINSKVKIYLNQEINK
- the rsmA gene encoding 16S rRNA (adenine(1518)-N(6)/adenine(1519)-N(6))-dimethyltransferase RsmA, yielding MKTRKSLGQHFLKNKRILRKIVFAGDFRSGETVIEIGSGSGSLTQELLKARVKIIAVEKDANLCYLLEQKFADQENFQLICGDVLKFEPEKYVKANQYKIIGNIPYYLTGKILELVLEKWPRPEKIVLTVQKQVGEKLTARPSKLSVLGTINQLLAEIKILFSISRAEFFPKPKVDSCLIEITPYQKNLFRQHPELKQFIKLGFSQPRKYLISVLANKLGKDKDLIGQKFLQLGLEPTRRAGELTPETWLELFKSLID